From Haloterrigena salifodinae, the proteins below share one genomic window:
- a CDS encoding ABC transporter substrate-binding protein: MQDNNSQDSGPYRRDVLKYGAAGGAALAAGCLGGSSSTDRFRVFDPETSGTLPSQRHCNPFNPTQRGTWHPGALIHDRPVIYSPAEVEVYPLIATDWEMADDTTLEFTFSDEWTWHNGDQLVADDWVMQLQMALAMLEFQAEDGERPHQFLESVEAPDEQTARVSLHDPLSETVAVQNATAAILGDEARGIFTKHDDDQWSEWHSQLMEADDSEMEALVGELTSESYPMVEDVVGNGPFQVADIGDNVMVFEKYEDHPNADNINFSEFSIHLYENDIPTQPYVNGEVDGAHNEFPVKDDVKSQLPDGHTLVRENLSTNKLLTFNCGHDVSYDTPFSSANVRKAVCHVFDRQQVVSVLEGVNQVFDWPPCRVPGTTLEDGSHDAAEWIQDFTEYGQNDTERAAELLEEEGYTLEDGEWYTPNGERFEIDIMNGSKQKHIGVLKDNLNEFGIATNQEQVDDATFDERRHAGEYDMMPDTSSANGVRAMWALDLVPGWLQQITHFDPEAEIPMPVGDPDGSEGTKTINVEEHIREWQITDDDQYHRELLWWWNQTVPQMEAMFQPDAGAYNGDNWTIDGPDGIVHGVDDALYLVTKTNEATMEYTG; this comes from the coding sequence GTGCAAGATAACAATTCGCAAGACAGTGGACCCTATCGACGAGACGTCCTCAAATACGGCGCCGCGGGCGGCGCAGCGCTCGCCGCCGGCTGCCTCGGCGGGAGCAGTAGCACGGATCGGTTCCGCGTCTTCGACCCGGAGACGAGCGGGACGCTCCCGTCCCAGCGTCACTGCAACCCGTTCAATCCGACCCAACGTGGGACGTGGCATCCGGGGGCGCTCATCCACGACCGCCCCGTGATATACAGTCCGGCGGAGGTCGAAGTCTATCCGCTGATCGCGACCGACTGGGAGATGGCCGACGACACCACGCTGGAGTTTACGTTCAGCGACGAGTGGACCTGGCACAACGGCGATCAGCTCGTCGCCGACGACTGGGTCATGCAACTGCAGATGGCGCTCGCAATGCTGGAGTTTCAGGCCGAGGATGGCGAGCGACCGCACCAGTTCCTCGAGTCCGTCGAGGCGCCCGACGAGCAGACGGCGCGGGTCAGCCTCCACGATCCGCTCTCGGAGACGGTCGCGGTCCAGAACGCCACCGCCGCCATCCTCGGCGACGAGGCTCGCGGGATCTTCACCAAACACGACGACGACCAGTGGAGCGAGTGGCACAGCCAGCTCATGGAGGCCGACGACTCCGAAATGGAGGCCCTCGTCGGCGAACTCACGTCGGAGTCGTATCCGATGGTCGAAGACGTAGTGGGGAACGGTCCGTTCCAGGTCGCCGACATCGGGGACAACGTCATGGTCTTCGAGAAGTACGAGGACCATCCGAACGCCGACAACATCAACTTCAGCGAGTTCTCGATCCACCTCTACGAGAACGACATCCCCACCCAGCCGTACGTCAACGGCGAGGTCGACGGCGCACACAACGAGTTTCCCGTGAAGGACGACGTCAAGAGCCAACTCCCCGACGGGCACACGCTCGTCAGGGAAAACCTGTCGACTAACAAGTTGCTTACCTTCAACTGCGGGCACGACGTCTCCTACGACACGCCGTTCTCGAGCGCGAACGTGCGCAAGGCGGTCTGTCACGTCTTCGATCGTCAGCAGGTCGTCTCGGTCCTCGAGGGCGTCAATCAGGTGTTCGACTGGCCGCCGTGTCGCGTTCCGGGAACTACGCTGGAGGACGGTTCCCACGACGCCGCGGAGTGGATTCAGGACTTCACCGAGTACGGCCAGAACGACACCGAACGCGCCGCCGAACTCCTCGAGGAGGAGGGGTATACCCTCGAAGACGGCGAGTGGTATACGCCCAACGGCGAGCGCTTCGAGATCGACATCATGAACGGCTCCAAGCAGAAGCACATCGGCGTTCTCAAGGACAATCTGAACGAGTTCGGCATCGCGACGAACCAGGAGCAGGTCGACGACGCGACGTTCGACGAACGTCGCCATGCCGGCGAGTACGACATGATGCCCGATACGTCGTCGGCCAACGGCGTCCGGGCGATGTGGGCGCTGGATCTGGTGCCGGGCTGGCTCCAGCAGATCACGCACTTCGATCCCGAAGCGGAAATCCCGATGCCCGTCGGCGACCCCGACGGCTCCGAGGGGACGAAGACAATCAACGTCGAGGAGCACATTCGGGAGTGGCAGATCACCGACGACGACCAGTACCACAGGGAACTGCTGTGGTGGTGGAACCAGACGGTTCCACAGATGGAGGCGATGTTCCAGCCCGACGCCGGCGCCTACAACGGCGACAACTGGACGATCGACGGCCCGGACGGCATCGTCCACGGCGTCGACGACGCGCTCTATCTCGTCACCAAGACGAACGAGGCGACGATGGAGTACACGGGCTGA
- a CDS encoding LLM class flavin-dependent oxidoreductase, giving the protein MKFGIFPIEGGSRWTGVVEQCQVAEAVGFETCWVNDHQATEGDNYWPAPLTRLTSIAEGTEDLELVTSVLILPLYKPVEVAQRAAMLDNISDGRLTLGVGLGYVEEEFEAFDVPMDERAGRMIEGVQFIKEFFESDGPISYDCPFFSVEDWQPLPDTVQQPRPEVWIGGWGDKQIGRSVKFSDAWVPGVVADLATVEDRKELQKERVAETDQDWEGMSHPLMREAVIAETEDEVMERKEYLHTTYLDEYGGEFSHPLMNADSVEDFEELADDRFIYGTPEQIVEQIEAIQERFPLNELTLRFHHSGMPKDLVEDQIRLFGEEVIPEFN; this is encoded by the coding sequence ATGAAATTCGGGATTTTCCCCATCGAAGGCGGAAGTCGATGGACGGGCGTCGTCGAACAGTGCCAGGTGGCCGAAGCGGTCGGATTCGAGACCTGTTGGGTCAACGATCACCAGGCGACGGAGGGCGACAACTACTGGCCCGCGCCGCTGACGCGCCTGACCAGCATCGCGGAGGGAACCGAGGACCTCGAGCTCGTGACGAGCGTGCTGATCCTGCCGTTGTACAAGCCAGTCGAGGTCGCCCAGCGCGCGGCGATGCTCGATAACATCTCCGACGGCCGGCTGACCCTGGGCGTCGGGCTCGGCTACGTCGAGGAGGAGTTCGAAGCGTTCGACGTCCCGATGGACGAGCGCGCGGGTCGGATGATCGAGGGCGTCCAGTTCATCAAGGAGTTCTTCGAGTCCGACGGCCCCATCTCCTACGACTGTCCGTTCTTCTCGGTCGAAGACTGGCAGCCGCTCCCCGATACGGTCCAGCAGCCCCGACCCGAAGTCTGGATCGGCGGCTGGGGCGACAAGCAGATCGGCCGCTCCGTGAAGTTCTCCGACGCGTGGGTGCCCGGCGTCGTCGCCGACCTCGCCACCGTCGAGGACCGCAAGGAACTCCAGAAAGAACGCGTCGCAGAGACCGACCAGGACTGGGAGGGGATGTCCCACCCGCTGATGCGCGAGGCGGTCATCGCCGAGACCGAAGACGAGGTCATGGAGCGCAAGGAGTACCTCCACACGACCTACCTCGATGAGTACGGCGGCGAGTTCTCCCATCCGCTGATGAACGCCGACAGCGTCGAGGATTTCGAGGAACTCGCAGACGACCGCTTCATCTACGGGACCCCCGAGCAGATCGTCGAGCAGATCGAAGCCATTCAGGAGCGGTTCCCCCTGAACGAACTCACTCTGCGCTTCCACCACTCCGGCATGCCCAAGGACCTCGTCGAGGATCAGATCCGCCTGTTCGGCGAGGAGGTCATCCCCGAGTTCAACTAG
- a CDS encoding ABC transporter substrate-binding protein, with amino-acid sequence MPEGNNWRNSGPSRRDVLKYSAVGGTALVAGCLGGSGSTDRFRVFDAETSGTLPSQRHCNPYKPTQRGTWHPGALIFDRPVMYSPAEDAVYPLIATDWEMADDTTLEMTFSEDWTWHNGDDLTAEDWVMQLQMSLAILEYQAEDGERPHQFLESAEAPDEYTARINLYDPLSETVAVQNATADLVGDESRGIFTNSSDDQWSEWHSQLMEADDSEMDSILEELTTKSYPLLEDANGNGPFQVADIGDNVMVFEKYEDHPNADNINFSEYSFHLYENNNPTQPYANGEVDAAHTQFPVEDDVKSQLPEGHTLIKESFSTNKLFTFNCGHDVSYDTPFSSANVRKAVCHVFDRQQVTQVLEGVNRMFDWAPCRVPGNVLDSGTHDAADWVQDFTKYGQNDTERAAELLEEEGYTLEDGQWYTPDGEEFEINIMNGSERKDFGVLKDNLNEFGIKTNQEQVDDATFDERRQNGEYDMMPDGSSANGIRALWALDLVPNWVQSISHFEPEAEIPMPVGDPDGSEGTKTINVEEHIREWQVTDDDQFHKELMWWWNQTVPQMEVMFQPDAGAYNADNWELDAPDGIIDGTEDALYLIPKTDEASMEYIG; translated from the coding sequence ATGCCAGAGGGTAACAACTGGCGGAACAGCGGTCCTAGCCGGCGAGATGTCCTGAAATACAGCGCTGTGGGGGGTACAGCCCTCGTTGCCGGATGTCTGGGTGGGAGCGGTAGCACAGATCGATTCCGAGTGTTCGACGCGGAGACGAGCGGGACGCTGCCATCGCAGCGTCACTGCAACCCCTACAAGCCGACCCAGCGCGGGACGTGGCATCCGGGGGCGCTCATCTTCGACCGGCCCGTGATGTACAGCCCGGCGGAGGACGCGGTCTATCCGCTGATCGCGACCGACTGGGAGATGGCCGACGACACCACGCTGGAGATGACGTTCAGCGAGGATTGGACCTGGCACAACGGCGACGACCTCACCGCCGAGGACTGGGTCATGCAGCTGCAGATGTCCCTCGCGATTCTCGAGTACCAGGCCGAGGATGGCGAGCGACCACACCAGTTCCTCGAGTCCGCCGAGGCGCCCGACGAGTACACGGCGCGGATCAATCTCTATGACCCGCTCTCGGAGACGGTCGCAGTCCAGAACGCCACCGCCGACCTCGTCGGTGACGAGAGTCGCGGCATCTTCACCAACTCCTCCGACGACCAGTGGAGCGAGTGGCACAGCCAGCTCATGGAGGCCGACGACTCCGAGATGGATTCCATCCTCGAGGAACTCACGACGAAATCGTACCCGCTGCTCGAGGACGCGAACGGGAACGGTCCGTTCCAGGTCGCCGACATCGGGGACAACGTGATGGTCTTCGAGAAGTACGAAGATCACCCGAACGCCGACAACATCAACTTCAGCGAGTACTCGTTCCACCTCTACGAGAACAACAACCCGACCCAGCCCTACGCCAACGGCGAGGTCGACGCCGCGCACACCCAGTTCCCGGTCGAGGACGACGTCAAGAGCCAACTCCCCGAGGGACACACGCTCATCAAGGAGAGCTTCTCGACGAACAAGCTGTTCACGTTCAACTGCGGGCACGACGTCTCCTACGACACGCCGTTCTCGAGTGCGAACGTGCGCAAGGCGGTCTGTCACGTCTTCGACCGTCAGCAGGTCACCCAGGTCCTCGAGGGCGTCAATCGGATGTTCGACTGGGCGCCGTGTCGCGTCCCCGGCAACGTGCTGGACAGCGGTACCCACGACGCCGCAGACTGGGTCCAGGATTTCACCAAGTACGGCCAGAACGACACCGAACGCGCCGCCGAACTCCTCGAGGAGGAGGGCTACACGCTCGAGGACGGACAGTGGTACACGCCGGACGGCGAGGAGTTCGAGATCAATATCATGAACGGCTCCGAGCGGAAGGACTTCGGCGTTCTCAAGGACAATCTGAATGAGTTCGGTATCAAGACGAACCAGGAGCAGGTCGACGACGCGACGTTCGACGAGCGCCGACAGAACGGCGAGTACGACATGATGCCCGACGGTTCGTCCGCGAACGGGATCCGCGCGCTGTGGGCGCTGGACCTCGTGCCGAACTGGGTCCAGTCGATCTCGCACTTCGAACCCGAAGCGGAAATCCCGATGCCCGTCGGCGACCCCGACGGCTCCGAGGGAACGAAGACGATCAACGTCGAGGAGCACATCCGGGAGTGGCAGGTCACCGACGACGACCAGTTCCACAAGGAACTGATGTGGTGGTGGAACCAGACGGTTCCGCAGATGGAAGTGATGTTCCAGCCCGACGCCGGTGCCTACAACGCCGACAACTGGGAACTCGACGCGCCCGACGGCATCATCGATGGGACCGAGGACGCGCTGTACCTCATCCCCAAGACGGACGAGGCGAGCATGGAGTACATCGGCTAA
- a CDS encoding rhamnogalacturonan acetylesterase, with product MSSEQITVHLIGDSTIAEKEASARPETGWGTPFADRFDESVTVANHARNGRSTRTFLEEGRWEPVVRDLAETHYVFVQFGHNDEVPSKEQYTAEAEFTANLETFVEETRECGASPVLLTSIARRDFDESGIPKDTHQTYSELTREVARDRDVPLIDADERSRSLLGELGPEASKSLYLHLSPGEHPNYPDGATDDTHFSEYGARRMAELILDGIEELNHELASRVVPADR from the coding sequence ATGTCGTCCGAGCAGATCACCGTCCACCTGATCGGGGATTCCACCATAGCCGAGAAAGAGGCGAGCGCTCGCCCTGAAACGGGCTGGGGGACGCCGTTCGCCGACCGCTTCGACGAGTCGGTAACGGTGGCGAACCACGCCCGCAACGGGCGCAGCACGCGCACCTTCCTCGAGGAGGGCCGTTGGGAGCCGGTCGTCCGCGACCTGGCCGAGACCCATTACGTGTTCGTCCAGTTCGGCCACAACGACGAGGTCCCCTCGAAAGAGCAGTACACGGCCGAGGCGGAGTTCACGGCCAACCTCGAGACGTTCGTCGAAGAGACGCGCGAGTGCGGGGCATCGCCGGTGTTGCTCACGTCCATCGCGCGCCGTGACTTCGACGAATCGGGGATCCCGAAAGACACGCATCAGACCTATTCGGAGCTAACCCGGGAGGTCGCGCGCGATCGGGACGTGCCGCTTATCGACGCGGACGAGCGGAGTCGGTCGCTCCTGGGCGAGCTGGGTCCCGAGGCGTCGAAATCCCTCTACCTTCACCTGTCGCCGGGCGAACACCCCAACTACCCCGACGGCGCGACCGACGACACGCACTTCAGCGAGTACGGGGCTCGACGGATGGCCGAACTGATCCTCGACGGGATCGAAGAACTGAACCACGAGTTGGCTTCCCGCGTCGTCCCGGCCGATCGGTGA
- a CDS encoding ThuA domain-containing protein, whose product MATDRQALIVGGNRFPFHRLERMGPPIEDALAPAGIKAELTTDRESLTDLDGYDVLVDYTTDSTLTDAQREGLLSFVDAGNGYAGVHSASDLTTVDGENRDEPTPELRELIGGHFLTHPAQGAFDVNIVYSHHPVSADLEDFRVWDEPYVLECDDDLTVLARMDHPEIGDMPVSWVKEYGDGRVFYCSLGHDRPAITTDGTRALLRNGVRWAADSSAGE is encoded by the coding sequence ATGGCAACCGACAGACAAGCGCTGATCGTGGGCGGGAATCGGTTTCCGTTCCACCGGCTCGAGCGAATGGGACCGCCGATCGAGGACGCGCTCGCCCCGGCCGGCATCAAGGCCGAGCTGACGACCGACCGAGAGTCGTTGACCGATCTCGACGGCTACGACGTCCTCGTCGACTACACGACCGACAGCACGCTCACCGACGCGCAGCGCGAGGGTCTCCTGTCGTTCGTGGACGCGGGCAACGGCTACGCGGGCGTTCACTCCGCGTCGGACCTGACGACCGTCGACGGGGAGAACCGGGACGAACCCACGCCCGAACTCCGAGAGCTGATCGGCGGCCACTTCCTCACCCATCCGGCGCAGGGGGCGTTCGACGTGAACATCGTCTACAGCCACCACCCCGTCTCGGCCGACCTCGAGGACTTCCGCGTTTGGGACGAGCCGTACGTCCTCGAGTGCGACGACGACCTCACGGTGCTCGCGAGGATGGACCACCCTGAGATCGGAGATATGCCAGTCTCGTGGGTGAAGGAGTACGGAGACGGACGCGTGTTCTACTGTTCGCTCGGGCACGATCGGCCGGCGATCACCACCGACGGGACGCGGGCGCTCCTTCGAAACGGCGTGCGCTGGGCGGCCGATAGCTCGGCCGGCGAGTAG
- a CDS encoding ABC transporter substrate-binding protein — protein sequence MLEGNSWWSSDQNRRDVLKYSAAGGTALVAGCLGGSSSTDRFRVFDPQSSGTLPSERHCNPFNPSQRGTWHPGALIFDRPAIHSPAKDEVYPLVATDWEMTDDTTLEFTFSEDWTWHNGDQLVADDWVMQLQMALAILEYQAEDGERPHQFLESAEAPDEYTARINLYDPLSETVAVQNAIADFVGDESRGVFTKHDDDQWSEWHSQVTEADDSEMETLLEELTTKSYPLLEDAVGNGPFQVADIGDNVMVFEKYEDHPNADNINFSEYSMHLYENNNPTQPYANDEVDAAHTQFPVEDDVKSQLPEGHTLIKESFSTNKLFSFNCGHDVSYDTPLSSANVRKAVCHVFDRDQVTQVLEGVNRMFDWPSCRVPGNVLDSGSHDAAEWIQDFTEYGQNDTERAAELLEREGFERDGGEWYTPDGDRFEIDVLGGTKRKEFGVLKDNLNEFGIATNQEEVDDATLSERRQNGEYDMMPDGSSANGVRAMWALDLVPGWLQQITHFDPEAEIPMPVGDPEGSSGTKTINVEEHIREWQITDDDQYHKELMWWWNQTVPQMETMYQPDAGAYNANNWELDAPDGIIDGTEDALYLIPKMDEATMEYTG from the coding sequence ATGCTGGAAGGTAACAGCTGGTGGAGTAGCGATCAGAATCGACGAGACGTGCTCAAGTACAGCGCTGCGGGTGGAACGGCCCTCGTTGCCGGCTGTCTCGGCGGGAGCAGTAGCACGGATCGGTTCCGCGTCTTCGACCCGCAGTCGAGCGGGACGCTGCCGTCGGAGCGTCACTGCAACCCCTTCAACCCGTCCCAACGCGGGACGTGGCATCCGGGGGCGCTCATCTTCGACCGCCCCGCTATCCACAGTCCGGCGAAAGACGAGGTCTATCCCCTCGTTGCAACCGACTGGGAGATGACCGACGACACCACGCTGGAGTTCACGTTCAGCGAGGATTGGACTTGGCACAACGGCGATCAACTCGTCGCCGACGACTGGGTCATGCAACTGCAGATGGCGCTTGCAATTCTCGAGTACCAGGCCGAAGACGGGGAGCGACCGCACCAGTTCCTCGAGTCTGCCGAGGCGCCCGACGAGTACACGGCGCGGATCAATCTCTACGACCCGCTCTCAGAGACGGTCGCGGTTCAGAACGCTATCGCCGATTTCGTCGGCGACGAGAGTCGCGGGGTCTTCACCAAACACGACGACGACCAGTGGAGCGAATGGCACAGCCAGGTCACGGAGGCCGACGACTCCGAGATGGAGACCCTTCTCGAGGAACTCACGACGAAATCGTACCCGCTGCTCGAGGACGCGGTCGGGAACGGTCCGTTCCAGGTCGCCGATATCGGTGACAACGTGATGGTCTTCGAGAAGTACGAGGACCATCCGAACGCCGACAACATCAACTTCAGCGAGTACTCAATGCACCTCTACGAGAACAACAACCCGACCCAGCCGTACGCCAACGACGAGGTCGACGCCGCACACACGCAGTTCCCCGTCGAGGACGACGTCAAGAGCCAACTCCCCGAGGGACACACGCTCATCAAGGAGAGCTTCTCGACGAACAAGCTGTTCTCGTTCAACTGCGGGCACGACGTCTCCTACGACACGCCCCTCTCGAGTGCGAACGTGCGCAAGGCGGTCTGTCACGTCTTCGACCGCGACCAGGTCACCCAGGTCCTCGAGGGTGTCAATCGGATGTTCGACTGGCCGTCGTGTCGCGTCCCCGGCAACGTGCTGGACAGCGGTTCTCACGACGCCGCGGAGTGGATCCAGGACTTCACCGAGTACGGCCAGAACGACACCGAACGCGCCGCCGAACTCCTCGAACGGGAGGGATTCGAGCGCGACGGCGGCGAGTGGTACACGCCGGACGGTGACCGGTTCGAGATCGACGTCCTGGGCGGAACCAAACGGAAGGAGTTCGGCGTTCTCAAGGACAATCTGAACGAGTTCGGCATCGCGACGAACCAGGAGGAGGTCGATGACGCGACGCTCTCCGAGCGCCGGCAGAACGGCGAGTACGACATGATGCCCGACGGCTCCTCGGCCAACGGGGTCCGGGCGATGTGGGCGCTGGATCTGGTGCCGGGCTGGCTCCAGCAGATCACGCACTTCGATCCCGAAGCGGAGATTCCGATGCCTGTCGGCGATCCCGAGGGCTCGAGCGGGACGAAGACAATCAACGTCGAGGAGCACATCCGGGAGTGGCAGATCACCGACGATGATCAGTACCACAAGGAGCTGATGTGGTGGTGGAACCAGACGGTTCCGCAGATGGAAACGATGTATCAACCCGACGCCGGCGCCTACAACGCCAACAACTGGGAACTCGACGCGCCCGACGGCATCATCGACGGGACCGAGGACGCGCTGTACCTCATCCCGAAGATGGACGAGGCGACGATGGAGTACACGGGCTGA
- a CDS encoding Gfo/Idh/MocA family protein: protein MDSVRTGVLGCGTISDAYFDADDRFDGFDVVACADLDAERARETADEYELRACEPDELLAADVELIVNLTPPSVHRETCRDILRAGKHVYVEKPLAASFEDAEAIRSTAAANGLLVGSAPDTVLGAGLQTARSVVDDGRIGKPVGATAVWTSGGHESWHPSPDLYYQRGGGPLFDMGPYYVTALVSLLGPASRVTGSTARTFERRTITSDPRRGETIDVEVPTHESGVIDFADGTIANVLTSFDAPGRSTFGSPAFEIYGTEGTLQLPDPNRFKGPVRIHSADGTTTDVEPTHEYTAGRGAGVADLAAAVRGDWSHRTSGALAEHVLEILDGIRAASDDDAHVSLETSVERPDPLPPTFLESIGN from the coding sequence ATGGATTCAGTTCGAACGGGCGTTCTCGGTTGCGGCACGATCAGCGACGCGTACTTCGACGCGGACGACCGCTTCGATGGTTTCGATGTCGTCGCCTGCGCCGATCTCGACGCGGAGCGAGCGCGAGAAACGGCCGACGAGTACGAGTTGCGAGCGTGCGAGCCCGACGAGCTACTCGCCGCCGACGTCGAACTGATCGTCAATCTGACGCCGCCGTCGGTCCACCGCGAGACGTGCCGCGACATCCTGCGGGCGGGCAAGCACGTCTACGTCGAGAAACCCCTCGCTGCTAGCTTCGAGGACGCCGAGGCGATCCGCTCTACTGCGGCGGCCAACGGATTGCTGGTCGGGTCGGCCCCTGACACCGTGCTGGGCGCGGGGTTACAGACCGCTCGGTCGGTCGTCGACGACGGACGGATCGGCAAGCCGGTAGGCGCGACGGCCGTCTGGACGTCGGGCGGACACGAGAGCTGGCATCCGTCGCCCGACCTCTACTATCAGCGCGGTGGCGGTCCGCTCTTCGACATGGGTCCGTACTACGTGACCGCGCTCGTCTCCCTGCTCGGTCCCGCCAGTCGGGTCACCGGATCGACCGCCCGCACGTTCGAACGGCGGACGATTACGAGCGACCCCCGTCGCGGAGAGACTATCGACGTTGAGGTTCCCACTCACGAGTCCGGAGTTATCGATTTCGCCGATGGGACGATCGCGAACGTCCTGACGAGCTTCGACGCGCCCGGCCGATCGACGTTCGGCTCCCCCGCGTTCGAGATCTATGGGACCGAGGGGACGCTCCAGCTTCCGGATCCGAACCGGTTCAAGGGACCCGTTCGAATTCACTCGGCGGACGGGACGACCACGGACGTCGAGCCGACCCATGAGTACACCGCCGGTCGGGGGGCCGGCGTCGCGGATCTCGCGGCCGCCGTCCGGGGCGACTGGAGCCACCGAACGAGCGGCGCCCTCGCCGAGCACGTCCTCGAGATCCTTGACGGGATACGCGCCGCCTCGGACGACGACGCCCACGTCTCCCTCGAGACGAGCGTCGAGCGTCCCGACCCGCTGCCGCCGACGTTCCTGGAGTCGATCGGGAACTGA
- a CDS encoding SDR family NAD(P)-dependent oxidoreductase, giving the protein MDDSTVIVTGSSKGIGKALAERFAAEGANVVVNSRDGARAEAVAEEIVADGGTAAGIEADVSDRDEVQALVDGAVDAFGSLDVMVNNAGNTVIAPALEMDPDDWRNVIEVNLTGVFFGMQAAGQRMVEQGTGGQIVNISSMIGQQGFAQRAPYCASKAGVDNLTRVFATELADHDIQVNALAPGFIRTDITEQTQDAAGYTDEDVHRRAPLGRFGTMEEVANCVRFLAAGDHYITGEVLRADGGWMADAWGPDE; this is encoded by the coding sequence ATGGACGACAGTACCGTCATCGTCACCGGCTCGAGCAAGGGGATCGGCAAGGCACTCGCGGAGCGTTTCGCCGCGGAGGGCGCGAACGTCGTCGTGAACTCCCGAGACGGCGCCCGCGCCGAGGCCGTCGCCGAGGAGATCGTCGCCGACGGCGGGACCGCCGCGGGGATCGAAGCGGACGTCAGCGACCGCGACGAGGTGCAGGCCCTCGTCGACGGCGCCGTCGATGCGTTCGGCTCGCTCGACGTCATGGTGAACAACGCCGGGAACACGGTGATCGCCCCCGCGCTCGAGATGGATCCCGACGACTGGCGGAACGTGATCGAAGTGAACCTGACCGGCGTCTTCTTCGGGATGCAAGCCGCGGGCCAGCGAATGGTCGAACAGGGGACTGGCGGACAGATCGTCAACATCAGCAGCATGATCGGCCAGCAGGGGTTCGCACAGCGGGCCCCCTACTGCGCCTCGAAGGCCGGCGTGGACAATCTGACCAGGGTCTTCGCGACCGAACTGGCGGACCACGACATCCAGGTGAACGCGCTCGCGCCGGGGTTCATCCGCACGGACATCACCGAACAGACCCAGGACGCGGCCGGCTACACCGACGAGGACGTGCATCGACGGGCGCCCCTCGGCCGGTTCGGAACGATGGAAGAGGTCGCGAACTGCGTTCGCTTCCTCGCCGCCGGCGACCACTACATCACCGGCGAGGTCCTCCGCGCCGACGGCGGCTGGATGGCCGACGCCTGGGGTCCCGACGAGTAA